In Bradyrhizobium sp. 1(2017), one DNA window encodes the following:
- the glmU gene encoding bifunctional UDP-N-acetylglucosamine diphosphorylase/glucosamine-1-phosphate N-acetyltransferase GlmU: MTARSSLTIVLAAGEGTRMRSTLPKVLHPVAHQSLLAHVLAAAPKGTGTALAVVIGPDHQAVADEARRIRPDALTFVQAERLGTAHAVLAAREAIARGADDLLIAFGDTPLISAETFARLRAPLARGAAIAALGFRAADPTGYGRFIVEGDRLVAIREQADASEAERKIDLCNAGVMAIDGRRALDILGQVGNANSKGEYYLTDAVGIVRDKGWEAVVIETSEDEVRGINTKAQLAEAEGVMQARLRKAAMEAGVTLIAPETVYLSADTAFGKDVTIEPFVVIGPGVSIADGTVIHSFSHIVETTLGKKVSIGPYARLRPGTSLGDGARIGNFVETKAAILEAGVKVNHLSYVGDATVGANSNLGAGTITCNYDGFKKHKTVIGQGAFVGTNSSLVAPVKIGNGAYIGSGSVITRDVPDDAMALERNQQTIREGGATRYRELKTGGKKPEK; the protein is encoded by the coding sequence ATGACCGCCCGCTCAAGCCTCACGATCGTGCTCGCCGCCGGCGAAGGCACGCGCATGCGATCGACCCTGCCGAAAGTGTTGCATCCCGTCGCACATCAGAGCCTGCTCGCTCATGTGCTCGCCGCCGCACCGAAGGGAACCGGCACCGCGCTCGCCGTCGTGATCGGTCCCGACCATCAGGCGGTGGCCGATGAGGCGCGGCGCATCCGCCCCGACGCGCTCACCTTCGTGCAAGCCGAGCGGCTCGGCACCGCGCATGCCGTGCTGGCAGCGCGCGAGGCGATCGCACGGGGCGCGGATGATCTCCTGATCGCGTTCGGCGATACGCCGCTGATCTCGGCCGAAACCTTCGCGCGGCTGCGTGCACCGCTCGCCAGGGGGGCGGCAATCGCGGCGCTCGGTTTTCGCGCCGCCGATCCCACCGGCTATGGCCGCTTCATCGTCGAGGGTGACCGCCTGGTCGCGATCCGCGAGCAGGCCGATGCCAGTGAAGCCGAGCGCAAGATCGATCTGTGCAATGCCGGCGTGATGGCGATCGACGGGCGCCGCGCGCTCGACATTCTCGGTCAGGTCGGAAATGCCAATTCCAAGGGCGAATATTATCTGACGGACGCAGTCGGCATCGTCCGAGACAAGGGATGGGAGGCCGTGGTGATCGAAACCAGCGAAGACGAGGTGCGCGGAATCAACACCAAGGCGCAGCTCGCGGAAGCGGAAGGCGTGATGCAGGCGCGCTTGCGCAAAGCTGCGATGGAGGCCGGCGTCACGCTGATCGCGCCGGAGACGGTGTACCTGTCGGCCGACACCGCCTTCGGCAAGGACGTGACCATCGAGCCGTTCGTGGTGATCGGCCCCGGCGTCTCGATCGCGGACGGCACGGTGATCCATTCCTTTTCCCATATCGTCGAGACCACGCTCGGCAAGAAGGTCTCGATCGGCCCCTATGCGCGATTGCGTCCGGGCACCTCGCTCGGCGATGGCGCGCGCATCGGCAATTTCGTGGAGACCAAGGCGGCGATATTGGAGGCCGGCGTCAAGGTCAATCATCTCTCTTATGTCGGCGATGCCACCGTCGGCGCCAATTCCAACCTCGGCGCCGGCACCATCACCTGCAACTACGATGGCTTCAAGAAGCACAAGACGGTGATCGGACAGGGCGCCTTCGTCGGCACCAACTCCTCGCTGGTCGCACCGGTGAAGATCGGGAACGGCGCCTATATCGGCTCAGGCTCGGTGATCACGCGCGACGTGCCCGACGATGCCATGGCGCTCGAGCGCAACCAGCAGACCATCCGGGAAGGCGGCGCCACGCGCTATCGCGAGTTGAAGACGGGCGGCAAGAAGCCGGAGAAGTGA